The nucleotide window TCTTTTAGAGCTAACATTAATCTTTTGGCATGTTCAGGGGTTAGAACAATTCTTGATTTAACTTTTGCTTTTGGGATACCCGGCATAACTCTAATAAAATCTATTACAAATTCGGAACTTGAATGCGTTATAACAGCAAGATTTGAATATATACCTTGTGCAATATCTTCGTTAAGCTCAATGTTTAATTGGTTTCTTTTGTTTTTTTCTTTTTCATTCATTATTAATAATATTTTAAAATTTTATTCTTCAAGTTCTTCTACTTTTTTCTTTTTTGCTTCAAGTAACTCATCATATTCTTGTTTTGAACCAACAATTATTTTGTTATATTTTCTTACTCCTGTTCCTGCAGGAATTAAATGTCCAACAATTACATTTTCTTTTAATCCATTTAAATTGTCAATTTTGCCTAAAATTGCTGCTTCGTTTAAAACTTTAGTAGTTTCTTGAAATGAAGCTGCCGAAATAAAGCTTTGTGTTTGTAATGCAGCCTTAGTAATACCTTGTAATATTTGACTTGAAGTAGCAGGAATAGCTTCCCTTGCAGTTGCTAATATTAAATCTTTTCTTTTAAGGATTGAATTTTCATCGCGTAATTTTCTTGCTGAAATAATTTGTCCTGATTTATAATTTACGGAATCACCTTTATCTTCAATAACTTTTTTATTATATATCCAA belongs to Bacteroidales bacterium and includes:
- a CDS encoding DUF3467 domain-containing protein: MNEKEKNKRNQLNIELNEDIAQGIYSNLAVITHSSSEFVIDFIRVMPGIPKAKVKSRIVLTPEHAKRLMLALKDNIAKFESVNGKIKNIENVGGPVIPMNFGGPTAQA